From Penaeus monodon isolate SGIC_2016 chromosome 42, NSTDA_Pmon_1, whole genome shotgun sequence, one genomic window encodes:
- the LOC119599297 gene encoding caspase-1-like isoform X2 — translation MEETVNGGSQHDDPKGTNGQVGDNGSNETDAGGLGQAGVGSMPQGFARMSVDRDAVRYNMSHKQRGHCVIFNHRHFDEHTGLGERNGTDRDRDQAQALFTNLGFQVTVYNNLRVYEVKEKIQDLAFDVNHSECDALVVVFMSHGEKDVLWGRDGTFNPDYLFENFKADQCPTLAGKPKLFFIQACRGEGLDAGTTLVQQKTRDEIDSGYQAYKIPNTADFLVCWSTIPGHFSWRNTTNGSWFIQSLVKVLSRDSAHDDLLSMMTSVNRNMILNFESNCPSQHHMHGKKQAACIVSTLMRKVYFTPKY, via the exons ATGGAGGAAACAGTCAACGGAGGGAGCCAACACGATGATCCAAAGGGGACCAACGGCCAAGTGGGCGACAACGGCAGCAATGAGACAGATGCCGGGGGTCTTGGGCAGGC GGGTGTGGGCAGCATGCCTCAAGGCTTTGCGAGAATGTCAGTAGACCGTGACGCCGTGCGCTACAACATGAGCCACAAGCAGCGTGGCCACTGCGTCATCTTTAACCACCGCCACTTCGACGAGCACACAGGCCTTGGG GAGAGGAATGGCACAGACCGCGACCGTGACCAGGCACAGGCACTCTTCACTAACCTGGGGTTCCAAGTGACTGTCTACAACAACCTCAGGGTGTATGAGGTCAAGGAAAAAATCCAGGACC TCGCTTTCGACGTAAACCACTCGGAATGCGATGCGCTGGTCGTGGTGTTCATGTCGCACGGGGAGAAGGACGTTCTTTGGGGGCGTGATGGCACCTTTAATCCCGATTACCTGTTTGAGAATTTCAAAGCTGACCAGTGCCCTACCCTCGCAGGAAAGCCGAAGCTCTTCTTCATCCAG GCATGCCGTGGTGAGGGCCTGGATGCAGGAACGACCCTAGTGCAGCAGAAGACCCGGGATGAGATTGACTCAGGCTACCAGGCCTATAAGATCCCCAACACGGCCGACTTCCTGGTGTGCTGGTCCACCATAcctg GTCACTTCTCTTGGCGCAACACCACCAATGGCTCATGGTTCATTCAGTCACTGGTGAAGGTGCTGAGCCGAGACAGTGCGCATGACGACTTACTCTCCATGATGACCAGCGTGAACCGTAACATGATTCTGAACTTCGAGTCCAACTGCCCAT CTCAACATCACATGCATGGGAAAAAGCAAGCTGCCTGCATTGTCTCAACCCTTATGCGAAAGGTTTACTTTACCCCAAAGTATTGA
- the LOC119599297 gene encoding caspase-1-like isoform X1, with product MTSDTISYHFTFELLSVSQSKAERGATRTRGTEPQEEATMEETVNGGSQHDDPKGTNGQVGDNGSNETDAGGLGQAGVGSMPQGFARMSVDRDAVRYNMSHKQRGHCVIFNHRHFDEHTGLGERNGTDRDRDQAQALFTNLGFQVTVYNNLRVYEVKEKIQDLAFDVNHSECDALVVVFMSHGEKDVLWGRDGTFNPDYLFENFKADQCPTLAGKPKLFFIQACRGEGLDAGTTLVQQKTRDEIDSGYQAYKIPNTADFLVCWSTIPGHFSWRNTTNGSWFIQSLVKVLSRDSAHDDLLSMMTSVNRNMILNFESNCPSQHHMHGKKQAACIVSTLMRKVYFTPKY from the exons ATGACGTCAGACACTATTTCTTACCATTTTACTTTCGAGTtattgtctgtcagtcagtcgaAAGCAGAGAGAGGAGCAACACGCACGAGAGGAACAGA ACCGCAAGAAGAAGCTACCATGGAGGAAACAGTCAACGGAGGGAGCCAACACGATGATCCAAAGGGGACCAACGGCCAAGTGGGCGACAACGGCAGCAATGAGACAGATGCCGGGGGTCTTGGGCAGGC GGGTGTGGGCAGCATGCCTCAAGGCTTTGCGAGAATGTCAGTAGACCGTGACGCCGTGCGCTACAACATGAGCCACAAGCAGCGTGGCCACTGCGTCATCTTTAACCACCGCCACTTCGACGAGCACACAGGCCTTGGG GAGAGGAATGGCACAGACCGCGACCGTGACCAGGCACAGGCACTCTTCACTAACCTGGGGTTCCAAGTGACTGTCTACAACAACCTCAGGGTGTATGAGGTCAAGGAAAAAATCCAGGACC TCGCTTTCGACGTAAACCACTCGGAATGCGATGCGCTGGTCGTGGTGTTCATGTCGCACGGGGAGAAGGACGTTCTTTGGGGGCGTGATGGCACCTTTAATCCCGATTACCTGTTTGAGAATTTCAAAGCTGACCAGTGCCCTACCCTCGCAGGAAAGCCGAAGCTCTTCTTCATCCAG GCATGCCGTGGTGAGGGCCTGGATGCAGGAACGACCCTAGTGCAGCAGAAGACCCGGGATGAGATTGACTCAGGCTACCAGGCCTATAAGATCCCCAACACGGCCGACTTCCTGGTGTGCTGGTCCACCATAcctg GTCACTTCTCTTGGCGCAACACCACCAATGGCTCATGGTTCATTCAGTCACTGGTGAAGGTGCTGAGCCGAGACAGTGCGCATGACGACTTACTCTCCATGATGACCAGCGTGAACCGTAACATGATTCTGAACTTCGAGTCCAACTGCCCAT CTCAACATCACATGCATGGGAAAAAGCAAGCTGCCTGCATTGTCTCAACCCTTATGCGAAAGGTTTACTTTACCCCAAAGTATTGA